caaaagtggggataggacaccaccctgtgggaccccttgtttaattcttcttggttttgatgtttcgtttctaaattgcaccgatgcctgccgaccacccagataatttgcggtccatcttttaagacatggggttagacccttccaggtcttgcagtaaagtGCCATGGGTAaccgtatcaaaagtttttgataggtctagcgctacgagtacagttctatggtgggggttttgatttaaaccgcaatttatatgggtgctgatggcatttagcgcggtggtggtgctatggagttttctgaagccattctgatgacaggctagctgcaaatttgcttggaagtaggggagcaaaatggcttcaagcgtcttttctactggcgataggagagatatcgggcgatacgactctcctatattagctggtttcccaggctttagtagcgggaccaccttggccattttctatttttcgggtatgacaaaggtggaaagagacaggttgaagacatgtgctaagtatttgaaaccctctttccctaggcttttaagcatcggcatggctatgccgtctgggcccactgctttggatggtttagcgtgaccaatggcatcttcaacctctctggcggtgatggtaattgatgacgcgctgaatttatgtttatgggcgtgtctgttggtcctccgcgtatctttgtcgaccatagaatgcattacatattgacggcagaaagcgctcgcgcattttttcgaatccgacagcactttatcgccgaaggcgatggaaactttgtcattgtgtttatacggattcgatagggactttacggtggaccaaagtttacccacaccggtagaggttacaacctcttaggtgctcctcccatttcgcccgcttgtgttcatccacaagcaatctgatgcgttggtttatatcgcctgggtcgagctgtcttataaggtcacgttctctcgctgaatttgcggcctccgccgggacgtagagccgaatttcgggaattctcccggcgggaatgaaacgtgccgaggcggattcaatgaccttgcggaaagcacgctcctcttggcgggcatcagtcgggatagcgagggcagcaaagaggttgtctgtaaaagatttgtattcgtcccactttccttttttaaagtttatgaaagtgcgcttttctgtaacgatgaagtcggtggtacgctcgaacgaaataagtatagggaggtggtcggatgccaatgttaccattggctgccagttgacgcagtttacgagttctgcgctcacgattgagatatccggcgaactgtgacagcttcctaccatacgtgtgggggcgtccccgtttattgtgcagaacgtcgtttcttctatttgaacaaccaacatctcacccctactgtccgcccgcaagtttgaatgccatagatcgtgatgggcattaaagtcgcataagataatgcgattgttgccagtgagtaaggcgctaatattagggcggtatccactggggcaacaggtggcagtagggatgtagatgttgatgatttctaggtttgcatcgcctgaccggacagataggccttgacgttctaagacattgtccctgcggtcgatgccaggatcaaatatatgatattgcacagagtgctgtatgataaacgcgaggccgcctccatttccgctcagcattgctaccgactctgctacggagatagtagttatgagtggtagcaactgtttgagttgttggcgccgcggggcgcgagcagcagcgggtactagttgtggcttgctgagcagctgggctgctggaaggtagtgggggggcgctaaggcgtagactacgggacgcccttggacgtaaacagcaaggagccacaaaagatttataaaagttacgtggacgtcgggttttgggatcaagcccagaacaacctgtccgatgcaaccatcccttacacgagacacactgaacagagtatgaccgtcctaaaaatattcttttccggcagatgcagcaaaaccatttctcaggaccggggtcaggagacggacccggattggattcgataccttcccggagcaagagaatatggagcaatcccgctgcaaggagctgctgggaggataacaatttgtgggagggacgcaacaaattaaatggggttacactgaaatgacagttcttggtcgggaaaaatcccgagtcgctccggtacatagaacgactgccttgggaagcgtggccTAGAAGGTCGCGTGTGGTCatccaaatcgttcccgagatggtcgggattggtaccggaacgtaccggatctgcatccggcaatggacaatcaacatcgataacactccccgtaacaaaatcctcaaatccctcgctggcagtacttggggaaaagataaagaaacgcttatgactacatacaaagcaattagcctgCCGATTaagtgctacgcgtcacccatatggtcgccaagcctaaaaatcacccactggaagaaactacaggcctgccaaaaaactgctctcagaatcgccacgggctgtcttcttatgtccccagaacaccatctgcataatgaggcgagaatactccccatcagggagagaaatgagcattttgaggaaatacggcacctgagaacccagccgtatgaagtgaaaaaacacaaggtggtccttggtgaactccataaataggcgtcggacctttatgccgggaattgcccggtgaatccagtgcttaacgaaaattatccaaaacttgcggaagaggaacgcatactccccagggaaacaacaacaacaacagggaaacGCGTAtcgctcttgctcaacttcgttctggatactgtaacaggttaaactcttacctatctagaatcaaccccgacatacaaaatgtatgccccgcttgcaacgtgtcttcacatgacaccaaccatctcttcaattgtaatgtggaaccaacgcctctaacacccctttccttatggtccacccctgttgaaacggcaagtttccttggactcccgttagaggatattgatgacaatttgtgatcggtcgcggctatttggtggggcgagcattgctacaacaacaacaacaacataacactccccaaggcctttgggtgagtgtcgttatcgctacaacagcaacaacaacaacatgctgaTCCCTGAGCCATAATCTGATGATGGGTTACGAGAAGCTTCCTATACCCCGCTTTGGCTTCCGAATTTTTTAAATCATGCGACACGATGTTGGTCAATGAGAAAATTCAAAATCTATTTTTCTCTGTTTTGAATATATCATACTTTTGGGgcgcactttttaaatttttttatatagttatGCTAAGTTTGTTTATAACTCAAGAAAACAATaagaaatttgatttttataaataatatatatgtatgtaaagtatTTATATTAACTCTTAAACTATACTTAATCATGTTACATATCAGTTCcacttcaacacgcaacatacGGATCTATATCATGTGCTTGCCGCATCGACTCTGCTTCTGCACCCACGGCACAGGCCATTAACGAATTTACAGCAGTCTCTTCACCCGCTTTATAAATATAACCATTTGCTTTATCTATGTGATTTCTCAATCGCAACATACTTGCTGTGCTGCGCGCATCCAGCAATTGAAATGTTACCAAAGCATAATCCTCTACCATAGAACAGATAGCTTCATTTAGCTTGCGATATTTTTTCATTGTCGGCGTATCATCCAATGACTCCAACAAATACTTCAAATCCAGTACATCTGTATAGAAATCTAAATTGAATTGCAATTTTGACTCGTGCTTACGCAATAGATCTGCTTTGGAGAGTACATTCACATGCGGCAAACCCATGCGCAGCATCATGTTCAATGCTAGCAGCAGCGTTGATACAAATTTTGTTGGCTCTGAGCAATAGTGTGAGTCGATAAGATTTACAGTGACCAAATGGTATCCCTCCTTTTGCAGTTTTTCAAAAACGGTAGCCATTGCTGTATGATGTGTGTATAGTTCGACTTGTCCGGGGCAATCAAATAGAAAATAATTGCATGTCGCGCTTGCTTTACGCAGCTCTGGGAGAAACCAATCTTCAAAATGTGCTTCCAAAAATTCAGCACAATACATAAGCGCACCATTGGGTCCTAAATGATATTGCTCCATCACATCCTCAACTGTGATAAGCTCCATAACATCAATTACTGGTTTGTATTCCATACTCTCGTTCGCAGGATCTAGATTAACAACGCCGATTTCTCGTCCCAATTCTTTGTAGAAGTTGTAGGCATAATGGCAGTATGTGGTTTTACCAGAACCTGGTGGGCCAATGACCAATTGGCCATAACGTGGGTTAACAAATTTTACTGCTGGAGTTTGTAGCATAATTGAAATATTGTGTAAATAACTTTACGGTATATAGATAAAAATATCACGAATTATTAGACGGAAGTTTTGTAAACAAATGAGTCGTCAGAAACAGCTGATTGCAGGGTTGCTGGCAAAAAAGGAAACAATAGGacgttccattgagttatcgagctctggctcactATCAAATTTTATTGGAACGATCTGATCTGCACTATTATAAAACATGTTTTTTTGATGGTGTTGGTCCACATCCTCCTTTCCCTAataatgaaatttattttattaccacCGTTTAAATGATTCACACgtaaataaactaattatttTCCTTACAgtttcttcaagttgtttactctttccgtgtttttgcttaaaaatttggcgaaatcttttatgtatacacatatgtatacgtATTTATTTCAGTActaccatggctcaactatatggttggctcaactcatcagctgattttatttttttcatttcactggagtaacGATTGTCAGAAGGTGATGGCAAGCTCAAAATGAAGCAACAatttcttactacacacaaaagctgctaagttttgtgttttcattccatttcattcgtctaacaccaacacgctgattttgacaatctgaacaaagctatgttgttgctgtagagatgggCGAactatatagttgagccattagctaccaactcaaaagtggttagctgtcaaaaaatctactacagaaaacgaaacgaacagaactgctatacggatcagaaattgaaccagaaaaCCAGATATATATCAGGATCACAACTTTGTTCTTGCATTTGCATGCTAAATTTCTATCCGTAACTGGTTCACGAGTTATTGGAACGTGACTAATACAAGGAGCCAAAAGAAGGGTTATAGGCGAAGGTTCGCTTCAAAGCATCGAACAAATTAATATGACCACAATGGCCTATTTTGATCAAAACgccaccacccccccccccccccccccctcctagATCCTAGAGGAACTTGAGGAAGTCAGAGCTTCGGCCGCtcaagaaacaggattcgcagcTGGTAGTTTAACGAtgaggttggagaagctataaattgcgctgacaacccctttAAACGGGtcgcgctacacatccccttgaattcCGGCACCCGTGGTTCCTTGCTATCATCCAATAACGCGCAGGATTATGAGGTCGAGATTCCGAATTCGCTTAAGTAAATGAAACATGCCATTCAGGTGGTGGCAGCCGAAATGTAATGACTTCATCACTCCTAAAGGTCTGATGACGCTTCCCAAGACAGTGCGACTAGGGGTTTTTcctgaccaagggctgtcatttcagtgtacccCCATTTGATTTGTTGCATCCCTCCAACAAATTGTCTTCCTCCCAGCAGATCTTTGCAgcggactgcgccatattctcctgctccgggaatttatcgaacccaatccgaagCCGGTACCTGATCCCGCTCCAGAGAAATCGTTTTGCTGTGTTTGCGGGAACACTACTACAACACCAACCTGATGAcagattagcacataaaatataaaataaaccatCCATAAACTTGAAGTTTATGTTGAAAGGGTCTTGAAAGGAAGTTGATTTCTTAATGATCCTTCTAAATATTAATTGTAACTTAATCATTTGGCATTTGAGGGGTCTTttaaattcttcttcttcttcttgcagCACTGCTTATCCCCATTCGATGCGAGCACTCATAAACTCTCACAAATAATAAATCAAGCCATTCACAAGGTCTCTTCTCCTATTCGATTCCAATTTGTGGGCGAAGCTCATCTTTTCAAAGAATGTGTTGCGCCATCTACAGATTGATAGTGAAATTAACACCAGTGCTGCACTATTTAGTTATTGCCGTCTTTTTAAAACGGAAATGCAACCTGGCGCTGTTCACGAAACCCACACGTGCTGCAGCAACACTGCTACAGTGCAAGTCAGACAAAAATTTTAGTCGGTTTTGTTCAGTCAGATTTTGGTGGTGTCAATTTGTGCTTGGAAATTaattctttaaaaaacatttattttgtattaaaaataaactaaTTTAGTTTATATAAAGTGTATTCAATAATAAGCTGTAAAGTGTGTTAAAATAGCAACAATGTCACAACCACAAAAACCAGCCTATCAAAATAGTGAGTTGGCCGGTCATCGtctgatcgaaaaaaaaattataataaatatatcaaatatagagcaaaaataaaaagcatGAGTCAGTGGGCGCCAGTGGTTGAAGTGGGGAAGTGGCAATATTAAACCAATGTTTATGAAGCACTTTATGTGCTTATATGGGCAAAAGAATACTGAACTGTCTTGCAACTCTCCAGCGGAAGCAGTGGATTACCAACAACAAATAGACTAGGTGCCCAATTAATAGGTGTATTTGTAGATGCATTGCCGGCTTTCGCAGCTAATCCAATAAGTATTCGCCTTCCCCCCACTTTACTTAAGTTCCATGCTCTGTGATAATTATAATTCGTGTATGTGTGGAATTGTTAATTCATTTTGAGCGCCCATTGATTCTGTGATATTTAAATAactgaaattataaaaacaaatctAGCACAGTGTTTCAAAAgaatgtgtttttaatttttcttgtcgCTTCGCTCCTATAGAATTTATCTACGCCACTTTGCCACGCACCCAACGCGGTCAACCTATTGTATTGGGTAGTGATCCTAAAGGAAAGAATTTTCTCTATGCCAATGGAAATTCGGTGATTATAAGGAACATTGAGGTGAGTTCACAAATTTAATTTATCTTCGTGTATAGAACTAATTTAATTATCGCTATCTTTTAGGTTTTAAATtgtatattatacatacatatgtaaatttatCGCTTAAGGAAATCGTTATCTTCTACCTGATAAAAACAAAACGGCACTCACTGCTAGCTTCATTGCATTTAGTATATATTGCATATGTtctataattatacatatcttgTTCACATCCAACTTTTATATGCTATTTTTCAATGCACCTATATACATTAATAAACGCTTGTTTATTTTTGGCTTCTGGCAGCTGCAGTCCAATGAAAATTTATTAAACGCTTCGCTAGTAAAAAACAAGCCTTTCAACGCTGATGTGGTGTAGCAGCGTTCCAACGTCAGATTCATTGATGTTCCCAATCTTATTAGTTCATATGTCTCTCCTGGTAAATATTCTTGGTATTTGTTGTGTAGGAACGCCAATGTATTTTAACAAGTAGCTTCTCCAACCGAAGAGCTTAGGCTCTGGCGattcaagttcctcatggatctagggggtgggagggggtATTGCCTtgtaggtttcatgtggtcatactaaatggtttccgagatggtcgggctggtgccttaatggtgcaggttaccggatctgcatccggcaaaggaccatcaacatcggtaacaccccgcaaggccttcggggagtgtccttatcgctccCTTGGTAGTGGGCCTACTTATGCTTGTCCGGATCAAACGGCCGTGTTGACAGGTGCCTGATCTTATCATAGTGCTTGTGAAGATGCTTTTTGCCAAGGTGTTCCAGCAAAAACTGCTTGTCCAGCGTTTGTTGTGCTCTTTAATTTTGAACTCTTTGGCCAGTTCTGAATGCAGCATTATgtcaggcctgcagcctt
The Eurosta solidaginis isolate ZX-2024a chromosome 5, ASM4086904v1, whole genome shotgun sequence DNA segment above includes these coding regions:
- the LOC137254071 gene encoding GPN-loop GTPase 2; this encodes MLQTPAVKFVNPRYGQLVIGPPGSGKTTYCHYAYNFYKELGREIGVVNLDPANESMEYKPVIDVMELITVEDVMEQYHLGPNGALMYCAEFLEAHFEDWFLPELRKASATCNYFLFDCPGQVELYTHHTAMATVFEKLQKEGYHLVTVNLIDSHYCSEPTKFVSTLLLALNMMLRMGLPHVNVLSKADLLRKHESKLQFNLDFYTDVLDLKYLLESLDDTPTMKKYRKLNEAICSMVEDYALVTFQLLDARSTASMLRLRNHIDKANGYIYKAGEETAVNSLMACAVGAEAESMRQAHDIDPYVAC